In Pseudomonadota bacterium, the DNA window GCCGTCGCTGTTCCACGCTACCCCGCGGATCACGGCGTAGACGCGGTCGCCGTCAGCCAAGGCGTCATCGAGCCGCTTGAGCGCGACCAGGCCGGCTCCCTCGCCGAGCAGAAACCCCTCGGCGGCACGATCGAAGGGCCTGCAGGCGGTGCGTGCCAGGGCGCCCACGCGGGTGAACCCGGTCATGTTGTCCGGCAGCAGCATCAGGTAGACGCCGCCGGCCAGCGCCAGGGGGGCGGGGCTCCCCGCATGGCGCGCAGGGAGGCCGCGCAGGTGCTGCACGGCCTGCACCACGGAGACGAGGGAGGCGGCGCAGGCGGCGTCGACCACCGTGCAGGGGCCTCCGAGATCATAGGTCTGGGCGATGAGCGCGGCGCACATGCTGAGCAGGCTGCCAGGAATCATGTACGACCGCACGGACATCACCCGCCGGGTGAGGCGGTCGGCGCTTGGGTCGGCATCACCGAAATCGCCCGCCCGCATCTGTCGGCCGCGCATGCCCATCACCATCATGCGCGAGTACTCCGAGACCCCCACGCCCACAAAGGCTGCCGATCGCCGGCGGTCGAAGGCCCG includes these proteins:
- a CDS encoding polyketide synthase, whose product is MTPDTLRAGHDVAIVGMACRFPDAPTPAALWKNTLERRTSFRPVPPERWTHSVFQSEGRDPHATPCGQAAFIDDVALFAARHFGFSPRRSESTDAQQRLMLELAREALIDAGHDARAFDRRRSAAFVGVGVSEYSRMMVMGMRGRQMRAGDFGDADPSADRLTRRVMSVRSYMIPGSLLSMCAALIAQTYDLGGPCTVVDAACAASLVSVVQAVQHLRGLPARHAGSPAPLALAGGVYLMLLPDNMTGFTRVGALARTACRPFDRAAEGFLLGEGAGLVALKRLDDALADGDRVYAVIRGVAWNSDGHTDAPMTPLLSGQIALLRDGFEDAGVDPASVGYIETHGTATNVGDRAEVQ